The proteins below are encoded in one region of Pelagibacterium flavum:
- a CDS encoding DUF5996 family protein, translated as MTVNANWPDIPFTPWKESCAALHLFTQIVGKYRLAHTPWVNHSWHATLYVTPRGLTTGMVSDGAGGGAEIVFDFHDHAVIGMAADGTSARFDLEPMSVAGFAKKFAGLLREIGATPEFDGRPNEIPDAIPFAQDVAERPYDADAVRRFHGALVQITRVFETFRTGFLGKVSPVHLFWGSFDMAVTRFSGRDAPLHPGGIPALPDEVTREAYSHEVSSAGFWPGGGGIDYPAFYSYTYPTPDAFSKAAVRPEAAFFHDTLGEFVLPYDAVRKADDPDATLLAFLQSTYDAAASLGNWDRTKLDCHPGRPRQPRAI; from the coding sequence ATGACTGTGAACGCCAATTGGCCCGATATTCCCTTCACCCCATGGAAAGAGAGCTGCGCGGCGCTCCATCTTTTTACCCAGATCGTCGGGAAATACCGGCTGGCGCACACGCCATGGGTCAACCATTCCTGGCACGCCACGCTCTATGTCACGCCGCGCGGGCTGACCACGGGCATGGTGAGCGACGGCGCGGGCGGCGGGGCCGAGATCGTTTTCGATTTCCACGATCACGCGGTGATCGGCATGGCGGCGGACGGGACGAGTGCCCGGTTTGATCTGGAGCCCATGTCGGTGGCGGGATTCGCCAAAAAGTTCGCCGGGCTGCTGCGGGAAATTGGTGCGACCCCCGAGTTTGACGGCAGGCCCAACGAAATTCCCGACGCGATTCCTTTTGCTCAGGATGTGGCCGAGCGCCCCTATGATGCCGACGCAGTGCGGCGCTTTCACGGGGCTCTGGTGCAGATCACGCGGGTTTTCGAGACCTTCCGGACTGGCTTTCTGGGCAAGGTCAGCCCGGTCCATCTGTTCTGGGGTAGCTTCGATATGGCGGTGACGCGGTTTTCCGGACGCGACGCACCCTTGCACCCCGGCGGCATTCCCGCCTTGCCCGATGAGGTGACGCGGGAGGCCTATAGCCATGAGGTTTCCTCGGCCGGGTTCTGGCCGGGCGGTGGCGGGATCGATTATCCGGCGTTTTATTCCTACACCTACCCAACGCCCGATGCGTTTTCAAAGGCGGCGGTCCGGCCCGAGGCGGCGTTTTTCCACGACACGCTGGGCGAGTTCGTTCTGCCCTATGACGCGGTGCGGAAGGCCGACGATCCCGATGCAACGCTGCTGGCCTTTTTGCAGAGCACTTATGATGCGGCAGCGAGTCTCGGCAATTGGGACCGGACGAAACTGGACTGCCATCCCGGCAGGCCGCGCCAGCCGCGTGCGATCTGA
- a CDS encoding recombinase family protein, whose product MNGIDLIPTQLLKRKAVVYVRQSSQSQVMTNLESQRRQYDLVDIAREHGFMDVEVIDDDLGRSASGTVARPGFDRLVAWLCAGNVGAVLCQDASRLARNGRDWHHLLELCGLVEARVIDHDGVYNPCQPNDRLLLGMKGSISEFELGVLRTRMHDAVRSKARRGELRLSVPFGYIWHREAGLGLDPDLRLQEVIRLIFTRFGELGSARQVLLSMTADQIHFPRPSDEGRMTSFTWLPIRYRNVISVLKNPFYAGVYVYGKSEKRTSIVDGRARRSYGHSKPVGTWEVFIKDHHEGYISWDEYERNQQQLALNNYGRAGGVKSGRGGRALLSGMMTCARCGRRLSVTYTGNPQSRPVYRCDKPNLMMGLPRCMTFGGPRVDAAVARELLRAVEPLAIEAAFEAERMHRERQDNQRQIRDLELQQARYEANLAERRYAACDPDNRLIAAQLEKNWEVALRRVRDLEVRQPPGSPSTIEVDPSAFANLAENLSAAWDAPDVTMRARQQLLRTLIADIIVDVDDAVRDVVLTIHWRGGQHSELRVHKPQAGEHGCATAEDALAVMRSMAGRWSDEHIAASLNRMGLPTGHGKTWTAHRVSSVRRVRGIHAYRSAEKNGEWLTMTEAAKALGVTRHAIRRLIKTGTLPAVQVVRGAPYQIRAEDLASETIKTAIARKGRPCRTVDANTLPMFTDT is encoded by the coding sequence ATGAACGGAATTGATCTGATCCCCACCCAACTCCTGAAGCGCAAGGCAGTTGTCTATGTGCGTCAATCATCGCAGTCCCAGGTCATGACCAATCTGGAGAGCCAGCGGCGGCAGTACGACCTCGTCGACATTGCCCGCGAGCACGGGTTCATGGATGTGGAGGTGATCGACGACGATCTCGGGCGATCCGCGAGCGGAACAGTGGCGCGCCCCGGCTTTGATCGGCTGGTCGCATGGCTGTGTGCGGGCAATGTGGGCGCTGTTTTGTGTCAGGATGCATCACGGCTCGCGCGAAATGGCCGTGACTGGCACCATCTTCTGGAGCTCTGCGGCCTCGTCGAGGCCCGTGTCATCGATCACGACGGCGTTTATAATCCTTGCCAACCCAATGATCGCCTGCTCCTGGGCATGAAAGGCAGCATCAGCGAATTCGAGCTCGGCGTGCTCAGAACGCGAATGCACGATGCTGTCAGGTCGAAGGCGCGCCGTGGCGAACTGCGCTTGTCAGTCCCGTTCGGCTACATCTGGCACCGTGAAGCGGGTCTCGGGCTCGACCCTGATCTGCGCTTGCAGGAGGTGATCCGGCTCATCTTTACCCGCTTCGGCGAACTTGGCAGCGCGCGCCAAGTGTTGTTATCGATGACGGCCGATCAAATCCACTTTCCTCGACCTTCGGATGAAGGGCGCATGACCAGCTTCACCTGGCTGCCGATCCGCTATCGCAACGTGATCTCCGTGCTCAAAAACCCGTTTTACGCTGGAGTTTATGTTTACGGGAAAAGCGAGAAACGAACCTCCATCGTCGATGGGCGCGCGCGGCGGAGCTATGGCCACAGCAAACCGGTCGGGACGTGGGAGGTATTCATCAAAGACCACCACGAAGGCTATATCAGCTGGGACGAGTACGAGCGAAACCAGCAGCAATTGGCCCTCAACAACTACGGTCGCGCCGGTGGTGTGAAATCGGGCCGAGGCGGCCGGGCGTTACTTTCGGGCATGATGACGTGTGCCCGGTGCGGGCGGCGACTGTCGGTCACCTATACCGGCAATCCGCAGAGCCGACCCGTCTATCGCTGCGACAAGCCGAACCTGATGATGGGCTTGCCCCGATGCATGACCTTTGGAGGCCCTCGGGTGGACGCGGCTGTTGCGCGTGAGCTGCTGCGCGCGGTAGAACCCTTGGCGATCGAGGCCGCGTTCGAGGCTGAGCGGATGCACCGGGAACGACAAGATAATCAGCGCCAGATCCGCGATCTGGAACTTCAGCAGGCCCGTTACGAGGCCAATCTCGCCGAGCGCCGCTATGCCGCCTGTGATCCAGACAATCGACTGATTGCCGCCCAGCTGGAGAAAAACTGGGAAGTAGCGCTACGCCGGGTGCGGGATCTGGAAGTACGCCAACCGCCCGGAAGCCCATCAACCATCGAGGTTGATCCAAGCGCTTTTGCCAACTTGGCCGAAAACCTCTCCGCGGCATGGGATGCGCCTGATGTGACGATGCGTGCCCGTCAGCAGTTGCTCCGGACCTTGATCGCCGACATCATCGTCGATGTTGACGATGCGGTGCGGGACGTCGTCCTCACGATCCACTGGCGGGGCGGCCAACACTCAGAACTGCGTGTTCACAAACCCCAAGCGGGGGAACACGGTTGCGCGACAGCTGAAGATGCGTTGGCAGTAATGAGAAGCATGGCAGGTCGTTGGTCTGACGAGCATATCGCCGCGTCGCTCAATCGGATGGGTTTGCCCACCGGCCACGGAAAAACTTGGACGGCGCACCGCGTCTCGTCGGTTCGGCGGGTTCGCGGCATCCATGCCTACCGTTCGGCTGAGAAAAATGGCGAATGGCTCACCATGACCGAGGCAGCCAAGGCTTTAGGCGTTACACGCCACGCGATCAGGCGCCTTATCAAGACCGGCACCCTCCCAGCTGTTCAGGTAGTGCGCGGTGCGCCGTACCAAATCCGTGCCGAAGACCTGGCGTCGGAGACGATCAAAACCGCGATAGCCCGGAAAGGTCGCCCGTGTCGCACCGTCGACGCGAACACGCTTCCAATGTTTACAGACACTTAG
- a CDS encoding universal stress protein, whose translation MSDIYIVGFDGTEASGRAADLAASHARTSGATLHLVLVLEWSPYSFLSQEELAERHKRREEELVRAARVVEPVAAKYSAMGITTTHEVRYGHAGEIISDIAKASGARQIFVGRQGSRKLTDRLLGGLTMALVQIATVPVTVVP comes from the coding sequence ATGTCGGACATCTATATAGTGGGCTTCGACGGGACCGAAGCTTCGGGGCGCGCCGCTGATCTTGCGGCCAGCCACGCCAGAACATCGGGCGCCACGCTGCATCTGGTGTTGGTACTCGAATGGTCGCCCTACAGTTTTCTAAGTCAGGAAGAGCTGGCCGAACGCCACAAGCGCCGCGAGGAAGAACTGGTTCGCGCCGCAAGGGTCGTCGAGCCGGTCGCCGCGAAATACAGCGCCATGGGCATCACCACCACCCATGAGGTGCGATATGGCCACGCCGGCGAGATCATTTCAGACATCGCCAAAGCGTCGGGCGCCAGGCAGATCTTTGTGGGCCGGCAGGGCTCGCGCAAGCTCACCGATCGCCTCCTTGGCGGGCTGACCATGGCGCTCGTCCAGATCGCCACGGTTCCGGTCACCGTGGTTCCGTAA
- a CDS encoding alanine/glycine:cation symporter family protein, which translates to MRKLFLALALLLPLFALPAFGQEATEEAAESAAVAQETIEETTRTIDMMVNDAISPISNAVVSVIFYAVPIAGVDLPLIVGWLVLAATVFTLYFGFIQFRVFGHAIALVRGDYADPNDAGEVSHFQALATALSGTVGLGNIAGVGVAVAVGGPGATFWMILAGLLGMASKFTECTLGVKYRNELPDGRVSGGPMYYLSKGLAERGMTGLGKFFAVFFAICCIGGALGGGNMFQANQSFQQLVNVTGGNGNSPLAGFGWLFGLVMALIVGAVIIGGIKSIAKVTEKIVPFMGILYVGTALVIILMNIGSIGWAFSQIIGGAFSPEGVAGGAIGALIQGFRRAAFSNEAGIGSAAIAHSAVRTKEPATEGIVSLLEPFIDTVVICTMTALVIIFTGSLSTGLTGVELTSAAFGAQFSFFPYILALAVLLFAFSTMLSWSYYGLKSWTYLFGEGKKKENVFKIIFCVFVIIGASMSLGPVIDFSDSMIFAMALPNIIGLYLLMPVVKREVNQYFAKIKSGEIRKMKGH; encoded by the coding sequence ATGAGAAAACTGTTTTTGGCACTGGCGCTGCTGCTGCCATTGTTCGCCCTCCCCGCCTTCGGGCAGGAGGCAACCGAGGAAGCCGCCGAATCCGCGGCCGTGGCGCAGGAGACCATCGAGGAGACCACCCGAACCATCGACATGATGGTCAACGACGCCATTTCACCCATCTCCAACGCTGTCGTCAGCGTCATCTTTTACGCCGTGCCCATCGCAGGCGTGGACCTCCCCCTCATCGTGGGCTGGCTGGTTCTGGCCGCGACCGTATTCACCCTCTATTTCGGCTTCATCCAGTTCCGGGTGTTCGGCCACGCCATCGCACTGGTGCGGGGCGATTATGCCGATCCCAATGATGCGGGTGAGGTCTCTCACTTCCAGGCTCTGGCCACGGCTCTGTCGGGAACGGTCGGCCTGGGCAATATCGCCGGGGTTGGCGTCGCCGTCGCCGTCGGGGGTCCGGGGGCGACATTCTGGATGATTTTGGCCGGTCTATTGGGCATGGCGTCCAAGTTCACCGAGTGTACATTGGGCGTCAAATACCGCAATGAGCTGCCCGACGGGCGTGTCTCGGGCGGTCCGATGTACTATTTGTCCAAGGGCCTCGCCGAGCGCGGCATGACCGGATTGGGCAAATTCTTCGCCGTATTCTTCGCCATCTGCTGCATCGGCGGGGCGCTTGGCGGGGGCAACATGTTCCAGGCCAACCAGTCCTTCCAGCAACTCGTCAACGTCACGGGCGGCAACGGAAACAGCCCGCTCGCCGGCTTCGGCTGGCTGTTCGGATTGGTCATGGCGCTCATCGTCGGCGCGGTAATCATCGGCGGCATCAAGTCGATCGCCAAGGTCACCGAAAAGATCGTGCCCTTCATGGGCATCCTCTATGTCGGCACCGCGCTCGTCATCATCCTGATGAACATCGGTTCCATCGGCTGGGCCTTCTCCCAGATCATCGGCGGAGCGTTCTCGCCCGAAGGCGTCGCGGGCGGTGCCATCGGCGCGCTGATCCAGGGCTTCAGGCGCGCTGCGTTTTCCAACGAGGCCGGCATCGGCTCGGCGGCCATCGCACACTCGGCGGTGCGCACCAAGGAGCCTGCAACCGAAGGCATCGTCTCGCTGCTCGAACCGTTCATCGATACGGTGGTGATCTGCACCATGACCGCGTTGGTCATCATCTTCACCGGCTCGCTCAGCACCGGGCTTACGGGTGTTGAGCTGACCTCGGCCGCCTTCGGCGCGCAGTTCAGCTTCTTTCCCTATATCCTTGCGCTGGCCGTGCTGTTGTTCGCGTTTTCGACAATGCTCAGCTGGTCCTATTACGGGCTCAAATCGTGGACCTATCTGTTCGGCGAGGGCAAGAAAAAGGAAAATGTCTTCAAGATCATCTTCTGCGTCTTCGTGATCATCGGCGCCTCGATGAGCCTGGGTCCCGTCATCGACTTTTCGGACTCGATGATCTTTGCGATGGCGCTGCCCAACATCATCGGGCTGTACCTCTTGATGCCGGTCGTCAAACGCGAGGTGAACCAGTATTTCGCCAAGATAAAGTCGGGTGAGATCCGCAAGATGAAGGGGCATTAG
- a CDS encoding beta-1,6-N-acetylglucosaminyltransferase, translating to MIAYFVLVHRYPAQFKRLFKAIYLTGNQYVVHVDKTSGAELANDISAFLEPYQGVELLEPQDALWGGYSLVEAELRGMARLLEMDSGWTHYINLSGQDFPLKSQKYIREFFAANPGKQFICALDQRKERPDTLNRISHLFVEERGKMTATGVARPFLSSDTPFIGTQWKAVTRSFCEFVCHDPRADRFKTFYRNSFIADEAFFQTVIMNSGDQGIVMNDDLRMIDWVPDGDIKLRPRNYGEKDLDQLRRSPDLFARKFDAEDDTGILSLLERHLQSPAANTYSVPSHQPKAPSYANALDVAFV from the coding sequence ATGATCGCCTATTTTGTGCTCGTTCACCGTTATCCCGCGCAGTTCAAGCGTCTCTTCAAGGCGATTTACCTGACGGGGAACCAATATGTTGTCCATGTGGACAAAACCTCGGGCGCCGAACTGGCGAACGACATTTCGGCCTTCCTCGAGCCCTACCAGGGCGTTGAACTCCTGGAGCCGCAGGATGCGCTTTGGGGCGGGTACAGCCTCGTCGAAGCGGAGCTGCGTGGCATGGCCCGACTGCTCGAAATGGATAGCGGCTGGACCCACTACATCAATCTGTCAGGGCAGGATTTTCCGCTCAAGAGCCAGAAATATATCCGCGAATTCTTCGCCGCAAACCCCGGCAAGCAGTTTATTTGCGCGCTCGATCAGCGCAAGGAACGTCCCGACACCCTGAACCGGATCAGCCACCTGTTCGTCGAAGAGCGAGGAAAGATGACCGCAACCGGCGTTGCACGTCCCTTCCTCTCAAGCGACACGCCCTTTATCGGGACACAGTGGAAAGCGGTCACCCGCAGCTTTTGCGAGTTTGTCTGTCATGATCCCCGGGCTGACCGGTTCAAGACATTCTATCGCAACAGCTTCATTGCGGATGAGGCGTTCTTCCAGACCGTGATCATGAACAGCGGAGATCAGGGCATCGTTATGAACGACGATTTGCGCATGATCGATTGGGTTCCGGATGGCGATATCAAATTGCGCCCCCGCAATTACGGGGAGAAAGATCTCGACCAGCTTCGACGGAGCCCCGACCTTTTCGCACGCAAATTCGATGCAGAGGACGACACCGGGATCCTTTCCCTGCTCGAACGCCACCTGCAGTCACCAGCGGCCAATACCTACAGCGTCCCAAGCCATCAGCCAAAGGCACCTTCCTATGCCAACGCCCTGGACGTCGCCTTCGTTTGA
- a CDS encoding VOC family protein, which yields MAHLKDKVSSAIIAVGDIERARKFYSETLGLELEEDGMGGVLVYKTGSTRLLVYPSDFAGTNKANAVVFDCGGDIEGIVESLRGKGVTFEHYPDMGLDFENGIHSSGDFKMVWFKDPDGNILHLNSA from the coding sequence ATGGCGCATTTAAAGGACAAGGTTTCGTCGGCCATCATCGCGGTCGGCGACATAGAGCGCGCGCGCAAATTCTACAGCGAAACGCTCGGCCTCGAACTGGAGGAGGACGGGATGGGCGGCGTGCTGGTGTACAAGACGGGCAGTACCCGTCTGCTCGTCTATCCCTCCGACTTTGCCGGCACCAACAAGGCCAACGCCGTGGTCTTCGATTGCGGAGGGGATATTGAGGGGATTGTAGAAAGCCTGCGCGGCAAGGGCGTCACCTTCGAGCACTATCCCGACATGGGCCTCGATTTCGAGAACGGCATCCACAGCTCGGGCGACTTCAAGATGGTCTGGTTCAAGGATCCCGACGGCAACATCTTGCACTTGAACAGTGCTTGA
- a CDS encoding glucose/sorbosone family PQQ-dependent dehydrogenase, protein MATRHSARGGRTPVAKAFMGGAVAAALMLSTSMVSAQITPVEIESGDNSLFSSRVLTTDLSNPWALRWGPDDMIWVTERTSGEVTRVDPTTGAQQLLLTLDDVYTGPQHEGLLGMALHPELLEGTGNDYVYIGYTINNGTAEEPDPSAQIVRFTYDESLQQLVDPMVLIEGLPAWNDHNAGRVVFGPDDKLYYSIGEQGANFGRNLRRPNLAQALPTQDEVESEDWHTYSGKILRLNLDGSIPEDNPEIEGVKSHILSYGHRNPQGIDFGPDSTLYETEHGPASGDELNIIEPGGNYGWPNVSGYIDDQAYTYINWSEAPEDVDQNADPLPESVPQFAESDFEGDMVDPLAAYWVVENDYPIGEICGYICDPTIAPSSVRYYDAGENGIAEWDNSLLIPTLKHGTLYVQALSEDGTEAEGLPTAWLSTQNRYRDVIVSPDGRTVFIATDAFGSAAQKFGEGLNTSVLHNPGSILMFTYGEEGGGLGLVEGNDHDAAPATDGAAGPAEWEDPNTGNESAPAEGEMGDEAAAGAITSESDVTEVANLGAPKFAANCAMCHGAGGQGGAGAVLAGNENLADASFVANTIVHGFGYMPAFGSQFSDEDIAQIGTYIRNSWGNDFGVLTTEDVQAAR, encoded by the coding sequence ATGGCTACGCGACATTCAGCACGCGGAGGCAGGACTCCGGTTGCGAAGGCGTTTATGGGAGGCGCGGTTGCCGCTGCCCTCATGCTGTCCACGAGCATGGTGTCCGCACAGATTACGCCAGTCGAAATCGAAAGTGGCGACAATTCTTTGTTTTCCTCTCGCGTACTGACCACTGATCTTTCCAATCCGTGGGCGCTGCGCTGGGGTCCGGACGACATGATCTGGGTCACCGAGCGCACCAGCGGTGAAGTTACCCGCGTCGATCCGACGACGGGAGCCCAGCAGCTGCTCCTCACGCTCGATGACGTTTATACCGGGCCACAGCACGAGGGCCTGCTGGGTATGGCGCTCCATCCCGAACTGCTCGAGGGCACGGGGAATGACTACGTCTATATCGGCTACACGATAAACAACGGCACGGCCGAAGAGCCCGACCCCTCCGCCCAGATCGTGCGCTTCACCTACGACGAAAGCCTCCAGCAACTCGTCGATCCGATGGTCCTGATCGAGGGCCTGCCGGCGTGGAACGATCACAACGCTGGGCGCGTCGTATTTGGACCTGACGACAAGCTCTATTATTCGATCGGCGAACAGGGCGCCAATTTCGGTCGCAACCTGCGCCGGCCCAATCTGGCCCAGGCCCTGCCGACCCAGGATGAGGTCGAGAGCGAAGATTGGCACACCTATTCAGGCAAGATATTGCGGCTAAACCTCGACGGCTCGATTCCCGAGGACAATCCCGAGATCGAAGGCGTCAAAAGCCACATCCTGAGCTATGGGCATCGCAATCCCCAGGGCATCGATTTCGGACCCGATAGTACGCTCTATGAAACCGAGCATGGTCCTGCCAGCGGCGACGAATTAAACATCATCGAGCCCGGCGGCAATTACGGCTGGCCCAATGTTTCTGGCTATATCGACGATCAGGCCTACACCTATATCAATTGGAGCGAAGCGCCCGAGGATGTGGACCAGAACGCCGACCCGCTGCCCGAAAGCGTGCCGCAGTTCGCAGAAAGCGACTTTGAAGGCGACATGGTCGATCCGCTGGCGGCCTATTGGGTGGTTGAGAACGATTATCCGATCGGGGAAATCTGCGGCTATATCTGTGATCCCACCATCGCTCCGTCTTCTGTCCGTTACTATGACGCGGGCGAGAACGGCATCGCCGAATGGGACAATTCGCTGCTGATCCCGACCCTCAAGCACGGCACGCTTTATGTGCAGGCGCTGAGCGAAGATGGAACGGAGGCTGAGGGCCTGCCGACCGCCTGGCTTTCGACCCAGAACCGCTATCGCGACGTCATCGTTTCGCCCGACGGCAGGACGGTGTTCATCGCAACGGACGCGTTTGGCTCGGCCGCGCAGAAATTCGGCGAGGGGCTCAACACGTCCGTGTTGCACAATCCCGGTTCGATCCTGATGTTCACCTATGGTGAAGAAGGCGGCGGTCTGGGCCTTGTCGAAGGCAATGACCACGACGCCGCGCCAGCCACAGATGGGGCCGCGGGCCCGGCAGAATGGGAAGATCCCAACACCGGGAACGAATCTGCGCCCGCCGAAGGTGAAATGGGCGACGAAGCGGCTGCCGGTGCCATCACCAGCGAGTCTGACGTCACCGAAGTCGCCAATCTGGGCGCCCCCAAATTTGCCGCCAATTGCGCCATGTGCCATGGCGCCGGCGGGCAGGGGGGAGCCGGTGCGGTGCTGGCCGGAAACGAAAATCTGGCGGACGCCAGCTTCGTTGCCAACACCATCGTCCACGGCTTTGGCTACATGCCCGCTTTCGGCAGCCAGTTCAGCGACGAAGACATCGCCCAGATCGGGACGTATATCCGCAATTCGTGGGGCAATGATTTCGGCGTGCTGACGACCGAAGACGTTCAAGCGGCCCGCTAG
- a CDS encoding type VI secretion protein, giving the protein MNRFGLAAMMALAGFSAAPIPALAQTAPERCAAIGPASERLACYDSIFRSGQFTGGNGETDADQGLWTSGIEVSQIEGTEVPFATLESEQLIPALAGGRAPARLTVLCVDGETTLQFSFAGSAMGTPTSNSAAITLQYDRQPPRTQSVDLSPDRLAIGFFETEEARAVIGQLQQTQRLLVRATPQSQRSVTVSFRLEGIETALQPVRLACGW; this is encoded by the coding sequence ATGAATCGATTTGGGTTGGCGGCGATGATGGCTTTGGCTGGATTTTCGGCTGCCCCGATACCCGCGCTGGCCCAGACCGCACCCGAACGTTGCGCCGCTATCGGACCGGCGAGCGAGCGGCTTGCCTGCTATGATTCGATTTTTCGTTCGGGTCAGTTCACCGGCGGCAATGGCGAGACCGATGCCGATCAGGGGCTCTGGACGAGTGGCATCGAGGTTTCCCAGATCGAGGGAACGGAGGTGCCATTTGCAACGCTCGAATCCGAGCAGCTGATTCCCGCACTGGCCGGTGGGCGAGCGCCGGCTCGCCTGACGGTGTTGTGCGTCGATGGCGAGACCACGCTTCAGTTCAGCTTTGCCGGCTCGGCCATGGGCACTCCGACGTCCAATAGCGCCGCGATCACGCTCCAATACGACCGCCAGCCCCCCAGGACCCAATCGGTCGATCTGTCCCCCGATCGGCTGGCTATCGGATTTTTCGAAACCGAAGAAGCTCGGGCGGTGATCGGGCAACTGCAACAGACCCAGCGGCTGTTGGTGCGCGCCACGCCGCAGTCCCAGCGCTCGGTGACGGTCAGTTTCCGGCTCGAGGGAATCGAGACGGCACTGCAGCCGGTCCGCTTGGCCTGCGGATGGTAA